One Thermoleophilia bacterium DNA window includes the following coding sequences:
- a CDS encoding PD-(D/E)XK nuclease family protein — protein sequence MKEIVAPQYGADIVASGSGPIFAGSEQAGGLTLILGPPNAGKMGLLLRWWRERLDQQPVIVAPNLPAAQDLSSEMVMRTGAVLGADLATTLDGLVRLILRAPVKHLSEFERAVIVARILRSGGFRLFNKGVIRPYLASRLAQLLEQLAAVGHGWGEIETFLERWGKQSMHYGDFALDLSRLAKMYRGVCEQLGVRDRSGSVLEAIERVQAWDRPVGFYGFTSFTPAQRKLVEALASRVEVVLVMPHDESKMIELSPKSEISFWQKRAKHIVEVGRRDQAYSSPAIAYLERHFSGKPAVVTDEPGPAPVSVGGDLAEGVRFLLSSGRQAEAEAAAEQVAELLHRGFRPSDIAVVVRRVEEWRRLLGQVFESCHIPYQVDQSVSLGQTAIGQAFFAAARAVAEQDAEALLSFMRSPYSGLSPELVDLVEVKYRKAGARGFAALVAQAKQQGISDLERVLSLLSVAGQEDAPSFDWQAAARLATHMFEVATAEGVQAEGEAREEPAALRALLGAIEGMLFLSSLDAHGLVPITPDDAITFLREVPVGVASPGLRREAVWVLSAERARARRFAAVLVLGLVEGEFPRTRTSLSLLSKGQQREMENLGWPAFAPEETREDALFALTISRAWQVLVLSARDTDDGGDPCEISRFWIEAKNLLGVRDDQVVRRTLADQVFVPGRAPSLRHFLRALVAEAGLEKLQAAQEHPKISRLLPKIGSDCIAQSSLLLRAEQRPCLRSPVVLRRLAKKRDFSPSELETYLQCPFRWFGQQVMGLEEMEEQEFDERGVGEALHAVLSRVYRVLADRGMLPLTMEALPKANQLVEIALGEIAEQEAWSWSLPSHRLGMARVRVLARLQLNLEARLSREFRVEATEYSLGAGRGVEIDGIRVRGRVDRIDVSPDGALFLVDYKSGTVPKASALGTKDGLQLPLYLAALAVEKHAIPLAGGAYVSPREGKFVGVVRRNWEGTLVDPAMGLRVLDDEEWEALLQNARDVSREAVDGIRAGCISPPSDRDCPSWCALGVVCRARKEVPR from the coding sequence ATGAAAGAAATAGTAGCGCCGCAATATGGTGCAGACATAGTGGCGTCTGGCTCCGGCCCAATCTTCGCTGGGTCCGAGCAGGCAGGTGGCCTCACTCTTATTCTAGGTCCTCCCAATGCGGGCAAGATGGGCTTGCTTCTCCGTTGGTGGAGAGAGAGATTGGACCAACAGCCGGTGATTGTCGCCCCCAATTTGCCTGCTGCCCAAGATCTTTCATCCGAGATGGTGATGCGCACGGGGGCCGTCTTGGGGGCTGATCTGGCCACGACTCTTGATGGGCTGGTGCGCCTGATTCTTAGGGCCCCGGTTAAACACCTAAGTGAGTTTGAGCGCGCTGTCATTGTGGCTCGCATTCTCCGTAGCGGTGGCTTTCGCTTGTTCAACAAGGGAGTCATCCGGCCCTACCTGGCAAGTAGGCTGGCCCAGTTGCTTGAACAACTCGCGGCAGTAGGTCATGGCTGGGGTGAGATTGAGACTTTTCTAGAGCGTTGGGGTAAGCAATCCATGCACTACGGCGATTTCGCCTTGGACCTTAGCCGCTTGGCCAAGATGTACCGCGGCGTCTGTGAACAGCTGGGGGTAAGAGACCGCTCTGGGTCCGTCTTGGAGGCGATTGAGCGGGTACAAGCATGGGACCGTCCGGTGGGATTTTACGGCTTCACGTCCTTCACGCCCGCGCAAAGGAAGCTGGTCGAGGCTCTTGCCAGCCGGGTAGAAGTTGTGCTGGTTATGCCACATGACGAGAGCAAGATGATCGAGTTGTCTCCCAAGAGCGAGATCTCTTTTTGGCAAAAAAGGGCAAAGCACATTGTGGAGGTAGGGCGCCGCGATCAGGCTTACTCGTCGCCAGCCATCGCGTATTTGGAGCGTCACTTTTCTGGCAAGCCAGCAGTCGTGACGGACGAACCTGGACCAGCCCCTGTGTCGGTTGGCGGGGACCTTGCTGAGGGAGTCAGGTTCCTGCTCTCCTCCGGCCGTCAAGCCGAGGCCGAGGCAGCAGCCGAACAGGTAGCTGAGCTCTTGCATAGGGGATTCCGCCCTAGCGACATCGCTGTTGTGGTTCGGCGGGTCGAAGAGTGGAGGCGGCTTCTCGGGCAGGTTTTTGAGTCGTGCCACATTCCTTACCAAGTTGATCAATCTGTATCTCTTGGGCAAACGGCGATTGGACAAGCTTTTTTTGCTGCTGCTCGGGCGGTCGCTGAGCAGGATGCCGAAGCGTTACTAAGCTTTATGCGCAGCCCCTACAGTGGGTTGTCTCCGGAGTTGGTGGACTTGGTGGAAGTCAAATATAGGAAAGCAGGCGCCAGAGGGTTTGCTGCCCTAGTTGCGCAGGCCAAGCAGCAGGGAATTAGCGACCTGGAACGGGTTTTGAGCCTATTATCGGTAGCGGGACAGGAGGACGCTCCCAGCTTTGACTGGCAAGCAGCTGCTCGGCTGGCAACACATATGTTTGAGGTGGCAACGGCGGAGGGCGTGCAGGCCGAGGGAGAGGCGCGCGAGGAGCCTGCCGCCTTGCGCGCTCTGCTCGGGGCAATCGAGGGAATGCTCTTTCTTTCTAGTCTTGACGCCCACGGCCTTGTGCCCATTACCCCTGACGATGCGATTACGTTCCTAAGAGAAGTCCCCGTAGGCGTTGCGTCTCCGGGTCTGCGCAGGGAGGCAGTCTGGGTCCTAAGTGCTGAGCGGGCACGGGCTCGGCGCTTTGCGGCGGTGCTTGTGCTTGGGCTCGTGGAAGGCGAGTTTCCCCGCACCAGGACAAGCCTTTCTCTGCTTAGCAAGGGACAGCAAAGGGAGATGGAAAACTTGGGCTGGCCTGCCTTTGCTCCCGAGGAAACCCGCGAAGATGCACTTTTCGCTTTAACCATATCGCGGGCGTGGCAGGTACTAGTCTTGAGCGCCAGAGATACCGATGATGGTGGCGATCCCTGCGAAATCTCGCGGTTCTGGATTGAGGCCAAAAATCTTCTTGGGGTGCGCGACGACCAAGTTGTGCGGCGTACGCTGGCCGACCAGGTTTTCGTTCCAGGCCGGGCGCCTTCTTTGCGCCACTTTCTGCGGGCGCTGGTAGCGGAAGCAGGACTAGAAAAGCTGCAAGCAGCGCAGGAACACCCTAAAATCAGCCGACTCTTGCCAAAGATCGGGAGCGATTGTATAGCGCAGAGCAGCCTGTTATTGCGAGCGGAACAGCGTCCATGTCTTAGGTCTCCGGTTGTACTCCGACGACTAGCCAAGAAGAGAGACTTTAGTCCGTCTGAGCTTGAGACATATCTACAGTGCCCGTTTCGTTGGTTTGGGCAGCAAGTGATGGGTCTTGAGGAGATGGAGGAGCAAGAATTTGATGAGCGGGGTGTAGGGGAGGCGTTACATGCTGTTCTAAGCCGCGTGTATCGGGTGCTGGCTGATAGGGGAATGCTTCCGCTGACCATGGAGGCGCTCCCTAAGGCAAATCAATTGGTGGAGATTGCCTTGGGAGAGATTGCTGAACAAGAAGCTTGGTCCTGGAGTTTGCCTTCTCACCGACTTGGAATGGCTAGAGTGAGGGTGCTAGCCCGTCTCCAGTTGAATTTGGAGGCGCGGCTATCCAGGGAGTTTCGGGTGGAGGCGACCGAATATTCACTCGGGGCTGGGCGAGGAGTCGAGATTGATGGTATCCGAGTACGCGGTCGGGTGGATCGCATCGATGTTAGTCCCGACGGGGCCTTGTTCTTGGTTGACTACAAGAGCGGCACCGTCCCCAAAGCCTCTGCTCTAGGAACCAAAGACGGTCTACAGTTGCCCCTCTACCTTGCTGCGTTGGCTGTCGAGAAGCACGCCATTCCGTTAGCGGGCGGCGCGTATGTGTCCCCGCGGGAGGGGAAGTTTGTCGGGGTGGTGCGTCGAAACTGGGAGGGCACTCTCGTCGATCCAGCCATGGGGCTTAGGGTCTTGGACGACGAGGAATGGGAGGCTCTCTTGCAGAATGCCAGGGACGTTTCCCGGGAGGCCGTGGACGGTATACGGGCTGGGTGTATCAGCCCCCCAAGTGACCGCGACTGCCCAAGTTGGTGCGCCTTAGGAGTGGTCTGTCGGGCGCGCAAAGAGGTGCCAAGGTGA
- a CDS encoding WYL domain-containing protein encodes MSRDKDKTIRQLSLLAFLLSRKRPVTAREIHEQVEGYGQMSDETFTRRFHADRSDLERVGILIDVLQSSELSDTGESPLYFLPEENFRLPEVTFTAEEARLLGFVLAALEGRFAYSRPLRMALTALLGGETHQLSDELQRLPIMIEPDVDALMAGSRLARLEEAVSRHKTVCFSYISANGAKLDRTVDPYSLFQFRSHWYVVGRDHLRNDVRIFRVGRIKGPVRYATEKSRDFDIPSDYDPDQYRARPPWLLGPISGEAVVRVGEDRAWLVKRLQPHVIWVGDDSQGASLFRVPFADKKVLLSWLVSIGGKETALDPPSLRTELLDLLEAVQRAHSEPAQEPSELEVRRLRKAETPPGDFPIAAERLARALNLLTYLVRPGQPSFLPWEAFKQDLGLSPQEVQEDVGVINLVNFGGGTYALTADVKPDGVMVIRDVMADTFARPCRLSPTMAKALLLALDLVGETLAAEASPEALDSLRRKVAALVPDCPGQVAIDEFPMPDSNVLRTLDKAICDRTVVEIEYFHPYRQELAIREIEPYLLFHCPQGWYLAAYCLRAASQRTFKLERIRTARLTGKAFTPRPEIDLRLPRAGRAFSSDKVATWATLRFHPRWQTELEDRVGEYVVCQDGWLRVRIPYASEEWVVRETVQYLGDAVLEKPAHLRTKVSELAQTLTDHYRSQPPASFEEIV; translated from the coding sequence ATGAGTCGGGACAAAGACAAGACAATCCGACAGCTCTCTCTGCTTGCGTTTTTGCTCTCCCGTAAGCGTCCCGTCACTGCGCGCGAAATCCATGAGCAAGTAGAGGGCTACGGCCAAATGAGCGATGAAACCTTTACCCGGCGCTTTCACGCAGATCGATCCGACCTCGAGCGAGTGGGAATCTTGATCGATGTGCTGCAAAGTTCTGAGCTGTCGGACACAGGCGAAAGCCCCTTGTACTTTCTTCCCGAAGAAAACTTTCGCCTCCCAGAGGTGACTTTCACTGCCGAGGAAGCCCGCCTCTTGGGGTTTGTTCTTGCCGCTCTAGAGGGTCGCTTCGCTTATAGTCGCCCGCTGCGGATGGCGCTTACCGCCCTGCTGGGAGGGGAGACACACCAGTTGAGCGACGAGCTACAGCGTCTTCCCATCATGATAGAACCCGACGTTGACGCTCTTATGGCCGGAAGTCGCCTAGCCCGTTTGGAGGAAGCAGTAAGTCGCCACAAGACTGTTTGCTTTTCTTACATCTCGGCAAACGGAGCAAAACTCGACCGCACGGTTGACCCCTACAGCCTGTTTCAATTTCGCAGCCACTGGTACGTGGTGGGGCGCGATCATCTCCGTAATGACGTCCGCATATTTCGCGTGGGACGAATTAAAGGACCAGTGCGCTATGCCACCGAGAAGTCAAGAGACTTTGATATTCCTAGCGACTATGACCCTGATCAATACCGGGCCCGTCCTCCTTGGCTCCTCGGCCCCATCTCTGGAGAGGCCGTTGTGCGGGTAGGAGAGGACCGGGCGTGGCTGGTTAAGAGACTACAGCCACACGTGATCTGGGTAGGCGACGACTCACAAGGGGCAAGCCTTTTCCGCGTTCCCTTCGCCGACAAGAAAGTTTTGCTCTCATGGCTTGTAAGCATTGGCGGGAAGGAGACTGCGCTTGACCCTCCCTCGCTTCGGACGGAGCTGCTTGACCTGCTAGAAGCAGTGCAGCGCGCTCACAGCGAGCCTGCCCAAGAACCCAGTGAGCTAGAGGTACGCCGTCTTCGGAAAGCGGAGACGCCGCCGGGAGATTTCCCAATCGCGGCAGAGCGGCTCGCCCGAGCGCTCAACCTGCTCACGTATTTGGTGCGTCCCGGCCAGCCCTCGTTTTTGCCCTGGGAGGCGTTCAAGCAAGATTTGGGGCTCTCCCCACAAGAAGTTCAAGAGGACGTGGGAGTAATCAACCTAGTGAACTTTGGTGGAGGAACCTACGCTCTTACGGCGGACGTGAAGCCAGACGGGGTGATGGTAATAAGAGACGTAATGGCTGACACTTTTGCCCGTCCCTGTCGCCTTTCGCCAACAATGGCCAAAGCTTTGCTCCTCGCCTTGGACCTGGTGGGAGAAACTCTAGCTGCAGAAGCGTCTCCGGAGGCCCTGGACTCTCTGAGACGTAAGGTGGCGGCGCTTGTCCCCGACTGCCCCGGGCAAGTCGCCATAGACGAGTTCCCGATGCCGGACTCCAACGTCCTACGAACTTTGGATAAAGCCATCTGCGACCGCACAGTAGTTGAGATTGAGTATTTTCACCCCTACCGCCAGGAGCTAGCTATTCGCGAGATAGAACCGTATCTACTTTTCCACTGCCCCCAAGGTTGGTACTTGGCTGCCTACTGTCTGCGGGCCGCGAGTCAGCGCACTTTTAAGCTGGAGCGCATTCGAACCGCCCGGCTAACCGGCAAGGCATTCACTCCCCGCCCTGAGATCGACCTGAGGCTCCCCCGGGCCGGACGAGCATTTTCGTCGGATAAGGTAGCCACCTGGGCCACTCTTCGTTTTCACCCGCGCTGGCAAACTGAGCTGGAGGATCGGGTGGGCGAATACGTCGTGTGCCAGGATGGCTGGTTAAGAGTCCGTATCCCCTATGCAAGCGAAGAATGGGTCGTGCGTGAAACAGTACAGTACCTAGGAGACGCCGTACTTGAGAAGCCAGCCCACCTTCGCACCAAGGTAAGCGAGCTGGCTCAGACCCTCACGGACCACTACCGAAGCCAGCCACCCGCTTCTTTTGAGGAGATCGTGTGA
- a CDS encoding phage holin family protein, whose protein sequence is MKFVLRWLTNGIAFYLAVYLVDSVAKGRFRIEAVWVAIVLAAVLALPNSFVRPFRATRRHLLSATLEVLTPIALNTLLLYVFIWAQAPLEATNPLWVILVAAFLTLLAGVLNWLIGFRKKQPPRIVTRVSALARRVTDKTKSS, encoded by the coding sequence GTGAAGTTCGTCCTGAGATGGCTTACAAACGGAATAGCCTTTTATCTAGCCGTATACCTAGTTGACTCTGTAGCCAAGGGAAGATTTCGCATCGAAGCCGTGTGGGTGGCTATTGTGCTTGCGGCTGTGCTTGCCCTGCCCAATAGCTTTGTACGTCCGTTTCGCGCCACCCGCCGCCACCTCTTGTCAGCTACGCTCGAAGTCTTGACCCCGATCGCTCTAAACACGCTTTTGCTTTACGTGTTCATCTGGGCTCAAGCTCCTCTCGAGGCCACAAATCCTCTGTGGGTTATTCTGGTTGCGGCGTTTCTGACCTTGCTCGCAGGCGTTCTTAACTGGCTGATCGGTTTTAGAAAAAAGCAACCTCCACGCATTGTTACGCGCGTCTCAGCCTTGGCGCGCAGAGTCACCGACAAAACCAAGAGCTCGTAA
- a CDS encoding PilT/PilU family type 4a pilus ATPase: MGNIEELLAQMVKAGASDLHLKVGSPPMVRVDGELRSLGGPPLSPDDTKDFAAAIMTEKQIRRFSETNEIDFAFGKPDLGRFRVNVFRQRGAISLAIRHVVTEVPEFSSLNLPPIVQKLALEPRGMVLVTGATGSGKTTTLAAMIDHINHHLRKHIVTIEDPIEIIHRDDKCIINQREVGLDTESYASALKYVLRQDPDIILIGEMRDQETVRTALTAAQTGHFVLSTLHTIDATETVNRIIDFFPLYQQKQVRIMLAGCLRGVISQRLLTRADGRGRVPAVEVMVMTARIRDMILDPTQTPNIRVAIQEGEYYGMQTFDQSLLGLYEKGLIDLAEATLMAHNPHDFRLLLQAHGHEVPLID, encoded by the coding sequence ATGGGCAACATAGAAGAATTGCTGGCTCAGATGGTGAAGGCGGGAGCCTCCGACCTGCACTTGAAAGTAGGGTCGCCCCCCATGGTTCGTGTGGACGGAGAGCTTCGGAGCCTGGGTGGTCCGCCGCTTTCTCCGGACGACACGAAGGATTTTGCGGCCGCCATAATGACCGAAAAGCAGATCAGAAGGTTTAGCGAGACAAACGAGATTGATTTTGCATTCGGCAAACCAGATCTGGGTCGCTTTCGGGTTAACGTTTTTCGTCAGCGGGGCGCCATTTCGCTTGCTATACGCCATGTGGTCACTGAAGTTCCCGAATTCAGCAGCCTTAACTTGCCTCCGATTGTACAGAAGCTAGCACTCGAGCCTCGGGGCATGGTTCTGGTTACAGGGGCTACTGGATCAGGTAAGACCACTACCCTTGCGGCGATGATTGATCACATAAACCACCATCTGCGCAAGCACATCGTCACGATTGAGGATCCCATTGAGATCATCCACAGGGATGACAAGTGCATCATCAACCAGCGAGAGGTGGGCCTTGACACTGAGAGCTACGCTTCTGCTCTCAAGTATGTCCTACGGCAGGATCCGGACATCATCTTGATCGGGGAAATGAGGGATCAGGAGACAGTCCGCACCGCGCTGACGGCCGCTCAGACGGGCCACTTTGTTCTAAGCACTCTGCACACTATTGACGCCACCGAGACCGTAAACCGGATTATCGACTTCTTTCCTCTTTACCAACAAAAGCAGGTACGGATAATGCTTGCCGGGTGCTTGCGCGGAGTAATCTCGCAGCGTCTGCTTACACGGGCGGATGGACGCGGGCGGGTTCCTGCGGTAGAGGTCATGGTTATGACGGCGCGCATCCGCGATATGATCCTCGATCCTACCCAAACGCCAAATATTCGCGTCGCCATTCAAGAGGGCGAGTATTACGGAATGCAAACGTTTGATCAGAGCTTGCTCGGCCTGTACGAAAAGGGGCTGATAGACCTCGCGGAGGCTACTTTGATGGCTCACAATCCTCACGATTTTCGCTTGCTGCTACAAGCTCACGGCCACGAGGTGCCCCTCATCGACTAG
- a CDS encoding histone deacetylase, giving the protein MEKIAVYFHPLFLQHETGDHPENKRRLVAARQALESSGLDLEWIKPGAAPLEAIARVHDESYIDSVRRLAESGGGRLDWDTVVSPDSYEAALRAAGAGLEAVDQVLEKGQRAFMLVRPPGHHACRSRGMGFCLFNNIAVAALHAIEQRGLERVFIFDWDVHHGNGTQDAFYSDPRVLFVSTHMAGHYPGTGMTREVGSGPGRGYTVNIPLQRGCGDGAVRMMFDQLVVPLARAFGPQLVLVSAGYDTQRGDPLGGLTFSQEAFQWMAATLRDLCDELGAAGPLFFLEGGYVPEMMVASVVATLRGVLGEKPVFEPHVSPDEKADVREALEEIKPYWNGKL; this is encoded by the coding sequence ATGGAAAAGATCGCAGTTTATTTTCATCCCTTGTTCTTACAACACGAAACCGGTGATCATCCGGAAAACAAGCGCCGATTGGTGGCTGCCAGGCAAGCCCTTGAGTCAAGCGGGCTTGATTTGGAATGGATTAAGCCCGGCGCGGCGCCGCTAGAAGCGATCGCGAGAGTACACGATGAGAGCTATATTGATTCTGTGCGAAGACTGGCGGAGAGTGGTGGAGGCCGTCTCGACTGGGACACCGTGGTTTCCCCTGATTCTTATGAAGCGGCGCTCCGTGCTGCTGGGGCGGGTCTTGAGGCAGTAGACCAGGTTCTGGAGAAGGGGCAGCGAGCTTTCATGTTGGTACGTCCCCCGGGACATCATGCGTGCCGTTCCCGTGGAATGGGCTTTTGCCTGTTTAACAATATTGCTGTGGCTGCGCTGCATGCTATCGAGCAGCGTGGGCTGGAGCGAGTCTTTATCTTTGATTGGGACGTTCATCATGGCAATGGCACACAAGATGCGTTTTATAGCGATCCGCGGGTGCTTTTCGTAAGCACTCATATGGCTGGACACTATCCGGGCACTGGCATGACCCGAGAGGTGGGCAGTGGGCCGGGTCGAGGATACACGGTCAATATTCCTCTACAGCGTGGATGCGGGGACGGAGCCGTCCGGATGATGTTTGATCAGCTTGTGGTTCCGCTGGCCAGGGCTTTTGGCCCGCAGTTAGTCTTAGTATCGGCTGGTTACGACACGCAGCGGGGAGACCCGTTGGGAGGACTTACTTTCTCCCAGGAGGCTTTTCAGTGGATGGCAGCCACCCTGCGCGACCTGTGCGACGAGCTGGGCGCAGCCGGCCCGCTTTTCTTTCTCGAAGGCGGTTATGTTCCAGAGATGATGGTGGCTTCGGTGGTCGCCACTCTGAGGGGAGTTCTTGGCGAGAAGCCGGTATTTGAGCCGCACGTTAGTCCAGACGAGAAAGCTGATGTCCGTGAGGCTTTGGAGGAAATCAAGCCCTACTGGAATGGCAAACTCTAG
- a CDS encoding NlpC/P60 family protein — MFLFLGFAIGGVAQAEPPAITKAKNEAEALREQIDELNQKLDALVEDYNYARAKLAETKSAIEATQKQLSKAEADLNTAVGALEERLVAIYKQGRPTFLDVLLNASSFSELVSNIELLERLSAQDVEIIKQVQSYRARVAEEKAALAERLEEEQKLAAQVKVARAKVEEQIAATEKALAGKEAQIAKLEKEEAERQARLAAEAKKRAEEARKKAEEERKKKEAAQKAAQAKKSSQVSTKEAVKEGVSKTASVSVPEGASASDVVSIALKYLGCPYVWGGASPSGFDCSGFVMYVYKQVGISLPHSSRMQYSCGRPVSRSELRPGDLVFFYDPISHVGIYIGNGEMVHAAGRGKDVRITEVWTKSYYGACRIIE, encoded by the coding sequence TTGTTCCTGTTCTTGGGCTTTGCTATAGGCGGGGTAGCCCAAGCTGAGCCGCCTGCCATCACCAAGGCTAAGAACGAGGCCGAGGCTCTTCGAGAGCAAATCGATGAGCTTAACCAGAAGTTGGACGCTCTCGTCGAAGACTACAACTATGCCCGAGCCAAACTTGCTGAGACCAAGTCTGCCATCGAGGCTACCCAGAAACAGTTATCCAAGGCGGAGGCCGACCTCAACACAGCGGTGGGGGCGCTTGAGGAGCGTCTAGTCGCAATATACAAGCAGGGGCGGCCCACCTTTTTGGACGTTCTGCTAAATGCAAGTTCTTTCTCTGAGCTGGTAAGCAATATTGAGCTGCTCGAGCGTTTAAGCGCGCAAGACGTAGAGATCATCAAGCAGGTACAGTCTTACCGGGCTCGGGTGGCGGAGGAAAAGGCTGCACTAGCTGAGCGGCTCGAGGAGGAGCAGAAGCTAGCTGCTCAGGTCAAGGTAGCTCGGGCCAAAGTTGAGGAGCAGATAGCAGCCACGGAAAAGGCTTTAGCCGGGAAAGAAGCGCAGATCGCTAAGCTGGAAAAAGAGGAAGCCGAGAGACAGGCGCGGTTAGCTGCCGAAGCCAAGAAACGGGCGGAAGAGGCACGGAAAAAGGCCGAGGAAGAGAGGAAGAAAAAAGAGGCGGCTCAGAAGGCTGCTCAAGCCAAGAAGTCAAGCCAAGTAAGCACCAAGGAAGCGGTCAAGGAGGGCGTTTCCAAGACTGCAAGCGTGTCTGTCCCTGAGGGGGCCAGCGCGAGCGATGTTGTCTCGATTGCTCTTAAATACTTAGGGTGCCCTTACGTGTGGGGAGGGGCAAGCCCGAGCGGTTTTGACTGTTCTGGTTTTGTAATGTACGTTTACAAGCAGGTGGGCATAAGCCTGCCGCACTCGAGTCGCATGCAGTATTCCTGCGGAAGGCCCGTGTCACGGAGTGAGCTTAGGCCAGGAGATCTTGTGTTTTTCTATGACCCTATCAGCCACGTGGGAATCTACATAGGCAATGGTGAGATGGTCCATGCAGCCGGACGCGGCAAGGATGTGCGCATCACCGAAGTTTGGACCAAGAGCTACTATGGAGCCTGCCGCATCATTGAGTAG
- a CDS encoding peptidoglycan-binding protein yields MRPVRRGDRGKQVVDIQTRLAALGYFLGREGADGVFGPHTEQAVRAFQQQRLLYADGVVDENTWTELVEAGFKPGDRLLYLRIPYMRGDDVLYLQRRLDEFGFDCGPIDGIFTPALEEAVVEFQRNAGLNVDGIVGESTLERLRLLHKESEGSNRVIIPDRMNGYVPLRRLPDLRISIDPAHGGQDLGHGAVLGTPEKDINLALARRLAQLLRQKGAEVYLVRERDVAIPLYERTEMANAWQPDIHLCIHHSWHWSPKAQGAATYFFANRFYRSAAGKRLAGYLVDALVRGLGRVDLHTHGRNYACLREVKPLSVMVEPGYMSHPEEGRSLVDQDVIEREALALVQGIESYLARE; encoded by the coding sequence ATGCGACCGGTCAGAAGAGGCGACAGAGGAAAGCAAGTTGTGGACATCCAGACGCGCCTTGCGGCCCTGGGCTATTTTCTGGGGCGCGAGGGCGCGGATGGCGTGTTTGGCCCGCATACTGAGCAGGCAGTGCGCGCTTTCCAGCAGCAGCGTCTGCTTTACGCTGACGGAGTTGTTGACGAGAATACGTGGACCGAGCTGGTGGAGGCTGGTTTCAAGCCCGGCGACCGGTTGCTGTATCTGCGCATTCCGTACATGCGTGGCGACGATGTGCTTTATCTACAGCGACGTCTAGATGAGTTCGGATTTGATTGCGGACCCATCGACGGGATCTTCACCCCAGCTCTTGAAGAAGCCGTTGTCGAGTTTCAGCGCAACGCTGGGCTAAACGTAGACGGCATTGTGGGCGAAAGTACGTTGGAACGCCTCCGTCTTTTACACAAGGAGTCTGAGGGATCTAACAGGGTAATCATCCCCGATCGCATGAATGGCTACGTTCCCTTGCGGCGACTGCCAGACCTGAGGATCAGCATTGACCCAGCCCATGGCGGGCAAGACTTGGGGCATGGTGCAGTTTTGGGCACGCCGGAGAAGGATATAAATCTGGCTCTTGCTCGGAGGCTTGCCCAGCTGCTCCGCCAAAAGGGTGCAGAGGTCTATTTGGTTCGTGAGAGGGATGTCGCGATTCCGCTTTATGAGCGAACCGAAATGGCTAACGCTTGGCAACCTGACATTCATCTGTGCATTCACCACAGCTGGCACTGGAGTCCCAAGGCTCAGGGCGCGGCCACGTATTTCTTCGCCAATCGTTTCTATCGCTCCGCAGCAGGCAAGAGGCTGGCAGGCTATCTGGTGGATGCGCTAGTGCGCGGGCTGGGGCGAGTGGATCTTCACACCCACGGGCGAAATTATGCTTGCTTGCGGGAAGTGAAGCCGCTGTCCGTGATGGTGGAACCCGGCTACATGAGCCATCCGGAGGAGGGTCGATCTCTGGTTGACCAGGATGTGATTGAACGGGAAGCGCTTGCTCTAGTCCAAGGAATAGAATCTTATCTGGCCAGAGAATAG